The following are encoded in a window of Castanea sativa cultivar Marrone di Chiusa Pesio chromosome 5, ASM4071231v1 genomic DNA:
- the LOC142635656 gene encoding uncharacterized protein LOC142635656, giving the protein MMKRFEGESSHKGSSFSSLVNKEYLSKSSHIMRPSKRHAIERLPELSLKSPPVVRPYVRSKMPRLRWTPDLHLCFVHAVERLGGEDRATPKMVLQIMNVNGLTLSHVKSHLQMYRSMKHEQMLEGSETAKNEKMQVFPNSNFLSCLKQSNCQQKDKGLVDTNSLQFTSKGGTHCNGDRTLKNTAIPNQWLVKQEMGNIGKDVTEPLSYQETTSKAWEKKPKSYIIFKDLLKSYTTQGRNEQKGVVLGTVAGCKSNHHALEIFTGNTELVNDCKMSLSMNSKAPQSLLKPNKSADVNDVSLELTLA; this is encoded by the exons ATGATGAAGAGATTTGAAGGTGAGAGCTCACACAAAGGGTCTTCATTCTCTTCTCTTGTTAATAAAGAGTATCTTTCAAAATCATCTCATATCATGAGACCTTCTAAGCGGCACGCCATTGAGAGGTTGCCGGAGTTAAGCTTGAAATCGCCGCCCGTAGTTAGGCCATATGTTCGATCCAAAATGCCTCGCCTCCGGTGGACACCTGATCTTCATCTCTGCTTTGTGCATGCAGTTGAAAGGCTTGGAGGAGAAGACA GAGCTACTCCAAAGATGGTTTTACAAATAATGAATGTGAATGGCCTTACATTATCTCACGTAAAGAGCCATCTTCAG ATGTACAGGAGCATGAAGCATGAGCAGATGCTAGAAG GATCAGAGACagcaaagaatgaaaaaatgCAGGTTTTCCCTAATTCAAATTTCTTATCATGCTTAAAGCAAAGCAATTGCCAACAAAAAGACAAGGGATTGGTTGATACCAACTCATTACAGTTCACAAGCAAAGGAGGAACTCATTGCAATGGAGATCGTACTCTCAAGAATACAGCCATACCAAACCAATG GCTGGTGAAGCAAGAAATGGGGAATATTGGAAAGGATGTAACTGAGCCGCTATCATACCAAGAAACAACAAGCAAAGCATGGGAGAAGAAGCCAAAGTCTTACATCATCTTCAAGGATCTGCTCAAAAGCTACACTACTCAa GGGAGGAATGAGCAGAAGGGAGTGGTACTAGGTACTGTTGCCGGTTGCAAGAGCAATCATCATGCATTAGAAATATTTACAGGGAATACAGAGCTAGTGAATGATTGCAAAATGTCTTTATCAATGAACTCAAAAGCGCCCCAGTCATTGTTGAAGCCGAACAAAAGTGCCGATgtcaatgatgtctctcttgaGCTTACTCTTGCTTAA